In Halobaculum halobium, a genomic segment contains:
- a CDS encoding heavy metal translocating P-type ATPase — protein sequence MRDDGVDGAFCCRGCLEVARTLDDPAAADSAEAREAVRDEVGDAPGDAASGAADVNGPDGAETAYLRVDGMHCASCEAFLEGRAGGVDGVAAADANFPADAMRVRFDPDRTDPDAVADAVAGVGYAAAPTTDEGGVGDDDETVGRLLVGGFFGMMAMLWYVLFLYPTYFGLPPEALLFDLRGSAGGFLLANVWVSASVVLGYTGAPLLRGAYVAIRTRQPNMDLLVALAATTAYLYSTLAITVGRVEVYFDVTVVVIMAVTVGTYYEERVKRRAVGTLTDLTRDRVSDARLATADGTETVPVEAVEGGDRVVVRSGERVPVDGTIRDGTAAVDESLVTGESLPVRRGPGATVRGGTVVSDGRLVIEAADGAERTLDRVVSLLWDVRGEGAPQRLADALATIFVPVVLVLGTLAFVVHLALGSPPTAALLTGLAVLVVSCPCALGLATPLAIAAGTRALLTDGVVLTDGSAVETADEVDVVALDKTGTLTTGEMALQEAVTAAGTTRAELLGRAAAVEARSDHPVAAAVVEAAGDTASAFGPASPVEDFETHPGRGVSGRVAGGPRVTVGGESLFDADDNSVPDEVRERYAAAEADGSLAAYVGWGGAVRGVLVAVDDPRPGWREAVAALGKRRRVVVLTGDEGPSADRLRDVDGVDEVYAGLPPEAKTETVRRLRESGTVAMVGDGSNDAPALAAADLGIAVASGTELAADAADAVLVGRDLRAVDRALDTLSATRRRVRENLAWAFLYNVIAVPAAVLGVVTPLLAAVAMAASSLLVVGNSARSLGPAAGDDVSGDDGEEPPGAAPSESGAGTTVDSDDRRPAVADGGPTDAGDSGLGPDSDGIESHASGGPDATGDDGGGLP from the coding sequence GTGCGCGACGACGGTGTGGATGGGGCGTTCTGCTGTCGCGGCTGTCTCGAGGTCGCGCGGACGCTCGACGATCCGGCCGCGGCCGACTCGGCCGAGGCCCGCGAGGCGGTTCGCGACGAGGTCGGGGACGCCCCCGGTGACGCAGCATCTGGGGCGGCTGACGTGAATGGGCCCGACGGCGCCGAGACTGCGTATCTCCGGGTCGACGGGATGCACTGCGCGAGCTGCGAGGCGTTCCTCGAGGGCAGAGCCGGCGGCGTCGACGGCGTCGCCGCCGCGGACGCGAACTTCCCGGCGGACGCCATGCGGGTGCGCTTTGACCCCGACCGAACTGACCCTGACGCCGTCGCTGACGCCGTCGCCGGCGTGGGCTACGCGGCGGCGCCGACGACCGACGAGGGAGGAGTCGGCGACGACGACGAGACCGTGGGGCGCCTGCTCGTCGGGGGGTTCTTCGGCATGATGGCGATGTTGTGGTACGTCTTGTTCCTCTATCCGACGTACTTCGGGCTTCCCCCGGAGGCACTGCTGTTCGATCTCCGTGGGAGCGCCGGCGGCTTCCTCCTCGCGAACGTCTGGGTGTCGGCGTCAGTCGTGCTGGGGTACACCGGCGCGCCGCTGCTGCGCGGGGCGTACGTGGCAATTCGCACCCGTCAGCCGAACATGGACCTCCTCGTCGCGCTCGCGGCGACGACCGCGTACCTCTATAGCACACTCGCGATCACGGTGGGCCGCGTCGAGGTGTACTTCGACGTGACCGTCGTCGTTATCATGGCCGTCACCGTCGGCACCTACTACGAGGAGCGAGTCAAGCGCCGCGCGGTCGGAACGCTGACCGATCTCACGCGTGACCGGGTCTCGGACGCCCGCCTCGCGACCGCCGACGGCACCGAGACCGTTCCGGTCGAGGCGGTCGAGGGCGGAGACCGGGTCGTCGTCCGGTCTGGCGAGCGCGTCCCCGTCGACGGGACGATCCGCGACGGCACCGCCGCCGTCGACGAGTCGCTCGTCACCGGCGAGTCACTTCCGGTCCGCAGAGGACCTGGAGCGACAGTCCGGGGCGGGACCGTCGTCTCGGACGGTCGGCTGGTCATTGAGGCGGCCGACGGCGCCGAGCGGACGCTCGACCGGGTCGTCTCGCTCCTGTGGGACGTCCGAGGTGAGGGCGCGCCCCAGCGGCTGGCCGACGCCCTAGCGACGATTTTCGTTCCGGTCGTGCTCGTCCTCGGGACGCTGGCGTTCGTCGTTCACCTCGCACTCGGGTCGCCGCCGACGGCGGCACTGCTCACCGGGCTGGCGGTGTTGGTCGTCTCGTGTCCGTGCGCGCTCGGACTGGCGACACCGCTGGCGATCGCCGCCGGAACGCGAGCGCTCCTCACGGACGGCGTCGTGTTGACTGACGGGAGCGCCGTCGAGACCGCAGACGAAGTCGACGTGGTCGCCCTCGACAAGACGGGGACGCTGACGACTGGTGAGATGGCCCTGCAGGAGGCAGTGACCGCAGCGGGGACCACCCGCGCGGAGCTACTCGGGCGCGCAGCCGCCGTTGAGGCACGCTCGGATCACCCCGTCGCGGCCGCGGTCGTCGAAGCGGCTGGCGACACTGCGTCCGCGTTCGGCCCGGCATCTCCAGTCGAAGACTTCGAGACGCATCCGGGTCGCGGCGTCTCCGGCCGCGTCGCCGGCGGGCCGCGCGTTACCGTCGGTGGCGAATCGCTGTTCGATGCCGACGACAACTCGGTTCCGGACGAGGTGCGAGAACGCTACGCCGCGGCTGAGGCCGACGGTAGCCTCGCTGCGTACGTCGGCTGGGGGGGCGCCGTTCGGGGCGTCCTCGTCGCGGTCGACGACCCGCGTCCCGGCTGGCGCGAGGCGGTCGCCGCGCTCGGGAAGCGTCGGCGCGTCGTCGTGCTCACCGGCGACGAGGGTCCGTCGGCCGACCGCCTCCGCGACGTGGACGGCGTCGACGAGGTGTACGCCGGGCTGCCGCCGGAGGCCAAGACGGAGACGGTCCGTCGGCTCCGCGAGTCGGGCACAGTTGCGATGGTCGGTGACGGGAGCAATGACGCGCCGGCGCTGGCGGCCGCCGACCTCGGCATCGCGGTGGCGTCCGGGACCGAACTGGCGGCCGACGCCGCAGACGCCGTGCTCGTCGGACGAGACCTGCGGGCGGTCGATCGCGCGCTGGATACGCTGTCGGCGACTCGGCGGCGCGTCCGCGAGAACCTCGCGTGGGCGTTCCTCTACAACGTGATCGCCGTTCCCGCGGCGGTGCTGGGCGTCGTGACGCCCCTGTTGGCGGCCGTGGCGATGGCCGCCTCCAGCCTCCTCGTTGTCGGGAACTCGGCGCGCTCGCTGGGTCCGGCGGCCGGCGATGACGTGTCCGGGGACGACGGGGAGGAGCCGCCGGGCGCGGCACCATCTGAGTCGGGTGCAGGTACCACCGTCGACTCCGACGACCGGCGGCCGGCCGTCGCCGACGGTGGCCCGACTGATGCGGGCGATTCCGGCCTCGGCCCCGACTCGGACGGGATCGAGTCTCACGCTTCCGGGGGACCCGACGCCACCGGCGACGACGGAGGTGGGCTCCCGTGA
- a CDS encoding DUF7546 family protein: MSGFAVRSSLESPSELARTAVLALGAQSALALVYLVVTDAGLAAPRTLAISFIWVTAAVVGVHHADRPDSGRAVLALAGLVGVGYGLVLGWLTGSIGASSGAAMGLDVVLLPPWWGPMVRYDGTVLSLFVFPYQAFGYAALAYLVSLAVRDVAAYGTSAGVGGLIALGSCASCALPVVAAVASALGGAGLGLGTAPAAGDTYLLATGAYVISVGVLTVRPTLG, from the coding sequence GTGAGCGGGTTCGCGGTCAGGAGCTCTCTCGAGTCGCCCTCGGAGCTGGCCAGGACGGCGGTGCTTGCGCTCGGCGCGCAGTCGGCGCTCGCGCTGGTGTACCTCGTTGTCACCGACGCGGGGCTGGCGGCACCGCGAACCCTTGCGATCTCATTTATCTGGGTCACCGCGGCGGTCGTCGGCGTTCACCACGCCGACCGCCCTGACTCCGGGCGCGCCGTTCTCGCACTCGCCGGCCTGGTCGGCGTCGGCTACGGGCTCGTCCTCGGGTGGCTTACCGGCTCGATCGGCGCCTCCTCTGGTGCCGCCATGGGACTCGATGTGGTGTTGCTCCCGCCGTGGTGGGGGCCGATGGTGCGCTACGACGGCACCGTGCTCTCGCTGTTTGTGTTCCCGTACCAGGCGTTCGGCTACGCGGCGCTGGCGTACCTCGTCTCGCTTGCCGTCCGCGACGTGGCGGCCTACGGGACCTCCGCGGGCGTCGGTGGGTTGATCGCACTCGGGTCCTGTGCGAGCTGCGCGCTTCCCGTCGTCGCGGCGGTCGCGAGCGCGCTCGGCGGTGCCGGTCTCGGCCTCGGGACCGCACCAGCGGCCGGCGACACGTACCTCCTCGCCACGGGCGCGTACGTCATCTCGGTCGGGGTATTAACCGTTCGACCGACGCTCGGCTGA
- a CDS encoding glucose 1-dehydrogenase produces the protein MDGIDGGVAIVTGGAAGIGRATAQRFAAEGASVVVADIDADDLAETVDLIEADGGEATAVETDVSDQDDVAALVEGTIDTYGVPDFALNNAGIEGSSAPMADQSLEDWKRVIDVNQTGVWNCLTEELAVMADNGGGAIVNTSSIAGLSAAGGAPYVASKHGVVGLTRVAASQYGPAGVRVNAVCPGVIDTEMIDRANEEMGEGTIEQFVQAKPLRRMGTPEEVASAVVWLCSEESSFVTGHPLVIDGGFMA, from the coding sequence ATGGATGGAATCGACGGCGGCGTCGCGATCGTGACAGGCGGAGCAGCGGGCATCGGTCGGGCGACCGCACAGCGGTTCGCCGCAGAGGGTGCGAGCGTGGTCGTTGCTGACATCGACGCGGACGACCTCGCGGAGACAGTGGACTTGATCGAGGCGGACGGCGGCGAAGCGACCGCCGTCGAGACGGACGTCAGCGATCAGGACGACGTGGCCGCGCTCGTCGAGGGGACGATCGACACCTACGGCGTCCCCGACTTCGCGCTCAACAACGCCGGGATCGAGGGCAGCAGCGCACCGATGGCCGACCAGTCGCTCGAAGACTGGAAGCGGGTGATCGACGTGAACCAGACCGGCGTGTGGAACTGCCTGACGGAGGAACTTGCCGTGATGGCCGACAACGGCGGCGGCGCGATCGTCAACACCTCGTCGATCGCCGGGCTCAGCGCGGCCGGCGGCGCGCCGTACGTCGCGAGCAAACACGGCGTCGTGGGACTGACCCGCGTGGCCGCCTCGCAGTACGGTCCCGCGGGCGTCCGCGTGAACGCGGTCTGCCCCGGCGTCATCGACACGGAGATGATCGACCGCGCGAACGAGGAGATGGGCGAGGGGACCATCGAGCAGTTCGTTCAGGCGAAGCCCCTGCGGCGAATGGGGACGCCCGAGGAGGTCGCGTCGGCCGTGGTGTGGCTGTGTTCCGAGGAGTCGTCGTTCGTGACGGGCCACCCGCTCGTCATCGACGGCGGATTCATGGCCTGA
- a CDS encoding CBS domain-containing protein has translation MLVRDLMTREVVTCDAGVTVRDAAKRMLDTGIGSVLITKDGTPLAILTETDIVRAGVVTGRALDDVPVDKAASHPLQTIAPDVTIRSAVKRMNDGGIKKLPVVTDTELVGIVTHGDIVAHYSDFVREAHQLDASASQWESDRS, from the coding sequence ATGCTCGTTCGAGACCTCATGACCCGGGAGGTCGTCACGTGCGACGCCGGCGTGACCGTTCGAGACGCCGCCAAGCGGATGCTCGACACCGGGATCGGGAGCGTGCTGATCACCAAGGACGGAACGCCGCTGGCGATCCTCACGGAGACAGATATCGTCCGTGCTGGCGTCGTCACGGGGCGAGCGCTCGACGACGTTCCGGTCGACAAAGCGGCGAGCCACCCGTTGCAAACGATCGCCCCCGACGTGACGATCAGGTCGGCAGTCAAACGGATGAACGACGGCGGGATCAAGAAGCTCCCTGTAGTCACGGACACCGAACTCGTGGGGATCGTGACCCACGGCGATATCGTCGCCCACTACAGCGATTTCGTACGGGAGGCTCATCAACTCGACGCGAGCGCAAGTCAGTGGGAGTCCGATCGGAGCTGA
- a CDS encoding universal stress protein — translation MSEATGIEVHDILVPTDGSKAAMKAARQAIDLANKNDATVHAMYVMDMGDADFVAVPSDIAETRTRLEKKGRGFTNDISELAGEAGVDCVTVVKSGIPEDEIIEYAEAEGVDLIVIGKRGRADPDKPLIGSTTKRVLGRTEVPVRVV, via the coding sequence ATGAGCGAAGCAACAGGCATCGAAGTTCACGACATTCTCGTCCCGACTGACGGAAGCAAGGCGGCGATGAAGGCCGCGAGACAAGCGATCGACCTAGCGAACAAGAACGACGCCACGGTCCACGCAATGTACGTGATGGACATGGGCGACGCCGACTTCGTGGCGGTCCCGAGCGACATCGCGGAGACGCGGACGCGACTGGAAAAGAAGGGACGAGGCTTCACGAACGACATCTCGGAGCTGGCCGGCGAGGCGGGCGTCGACTGCGTCACCGTCGTGAAGTCGGGCATCCCGGAGGACGAGATCATCGAGTACGCCGAAGCGGAGGGCGTCGACCTCATCGTCATCGGAAAGCGCGGTCGAGCGGACCCGGACAAGCCACTCATCGGGTCGACGACGAAGCGCGTTCTCGGCCGGACCGAGGTCCCCGTCCGCGTCGTCTAA
- the gfo6 gene encoding D-xylose 1-dehydrogenase Gfo6 — METRLGEYVDEFTRRDWQTLPPDAVEDPVRLAVVGAGWFTAEWALPGIERSAFTEATVVTDVDADAVDAVASGTDLTGVPPEAFRAGEVAEEYDAVYVATPNATHLQYVEAAAKQGKAVLCEKPMEASPERAERLVEVCEDASVPLMVGYRMQTDPVVRRLKDLVDAGFVGDPIHVHATMSQTMLGELTGDTDQWRLDPDLSGGCALMDIGIYPLNTTRFVLDADPVAVSGHTRTEHEAFEGVDEHADFRVEFPGSVAAMCTVSQNATHASRLEISGTEGRVVLDPAFYEREERELSVERGDVRMDVEVDPVHQLEEEFAYFGHHLLTETPFHPDGRHALVDSRALEAIYESAETGESVRLTE, encoded by the coding sequence ATGGAGACGCGACTCGGCGAGTACGTCGACGAGTTCACCCGTCGTGACTGGCAGACGCTCCCCCCCGATGCGGTCGAGGACCCGGTTCGCCTGGCAGTCGTCGGCGCCGGGTGGTTCACAGCGGAATGGGCGCTTCCCGGCATCGAGCGGTCGGCGTTCACGGAGGCGACTGTGGTGACCGACGTCGATGCCGACGCCGTCGACGCAGTCGCGTCCGGGACCGACCTGACCGGAGTTCCCCCCGAAGCCTTCCGCGCGGGCGAGGTCGCGGAGGAGTACGACGCGGTGTACGTCGCGACGCCGAACGCGACGCACCTGCAGTACGTGGAAGCAGCCGCAAAACAGGGGAAAGCGGTGCTGTGTGAGAAGCCGATGGAGGCGTCGCCCGAGCGCGCCGAGCGACTCGTCGAGGTCTGTGAGGATGCGAGCGTCCCGCTGATGGTCGGCTATCGGATGCAGACGGACCCCGTGGTCCGACGGCTGAAGGACCTCGTCGACGCCGGATTCGTCGGTGACCCGATCCACGTGCACGCGACGATGTCGCAGACGATGCTCGGCGAACTCACCGGAGACACCGACCAGTGGCGCCTCGACCCCGATCTCTCTGGCGGGTGTGCGCTGATGGACATCGGGATCTACCCGCTCAACACGACGCGGTTCGTCCTCGATGCCGATCCCGTCGCCGTCTCCGGTCACACGCGAACTGAGCACGAGGCGTTCGAGGGCGTCGACGAGCACGCCGACTTCCGAGTGGAGTTCCCCGGCAGCGTGGCGGCGATGTGCACCGTCAGCCAGAACGCGACACACGCGAGTCGGCTGGAGATCTCCGGCACGGAGGGACGGGTGGTCCTCGACCCCGCCTTCTACGAGCGAGAGGAGCGCGAACTGTCGGTCGAACGCGGCGACGTGCGGATGGACGTCGAGGTCGACCCGGTTCACCAACTAGAAGAGGAGTTCGCCTACTTCGGCCACCACCTGCTGACGGAGACGCCGTTTCATCCGGACGGTCGGCACGCGCTCGTCGATTCGCGGGCGTTGGAGGCGATCTACGAGTCGGCGGAGACGGGCGAGAGCGTCCGACTGACAGAGTAG
- a CDS encoding DMT family transporter translates to MSRYRTLVLFLLLAAVWGSAFMAIKAGLEFFPPVLFAAIRYDVAGVVMLAYAAYTTESLVPRGRAQWTEVGIGAVLLIAAYHVLLFVGQTDPTVTSAAAAVVVSLSPVLTTGFARAFLPSERLTALGLVGMFLGLAGVAVLSELDPNALLAGSTVAKLLIFGAAAAFALGSVLSRRVDSDLPIATMEAWAMLGGAVIMHGVSLGLGESAGTVALTGEAIAALAYLSLAASAVGFLIYFELLERLGPVEINLVSYLAPIFAALSGWAFLAEVPTAATAGGFVLIFAGFLLLKRRAIRAEIATLTDAGGRTAD, encoded by the coding sequence GTGAGCCGGTATCGAACGCTCGTGTTGTTCCTTCTCCTGGCGGCAGTCTGGGGCTCGGCGTTCATGGCGATCAAGGCAGGCCTCGAGTTCTTTCCGCCCGTGCTGTTCGCGGCGATCCGGTACGACGTCGCTGGCGTCGTGATGCTCGCGTACGCCGCGTACACGACTGAGAGTCTCGTGCCTCGGGGACGAGCGCAGTGGACCGAGGTGGGCATCGGCGCGGTGCTGCTCATCGCGGCATACCACGTACTGTTGTTCGTCGGCCAGACGGATCCGACCGTGACGAGCGCGGCCGCCGCTGTCGTCGTGAGCCTGAGTCCGGTGCTCACCACCGGATTCGCCAGAGCGTTCCTCCCCAGCGAGCGGTTGACGGCGCTTGGCCTCGTAGGCATGTTCCTCGGTCTCGCCGGCGTCGCGGTGCTCTCAGAACTCGACCCGAACGCCCTCCTCGCCGGGAGTACGGTCGCGAAGCTGCTCATCTTCGGTGCCGCAGCGGCGTTCGCGCTCGGAAGCGTCCTCTCGCGCCGCGTCGATTCCGACCTCCCGATCGCGACCATGGAGGCGTGGGCGATGCTCGGCGGCGCGGTGATCATGCACGGGGTCTCGCTCGGACTGGGTGAGTCGGCCGGGACCGTCGCGCTCACAGGGGAGGCTATCGCCGCGCTCGCGTACCTGTCGCTCGCAGCGAGCGCGGTCGGCTTCCTCATTTATTTCGAGTTGCTGGAGCGGCTCGGCCCCGTCGAAATCAACCTCGTGAGCTACCTCGCGCCGATCTTCGCCGCGCTCTCCGGGTGGGCGTTTCTGGCTGAAGTCCCCACGGCTGCGACCGCGGGCGGGTTCGTCCTCATCTTCGCAGGGTTCCTCCTGCTCAAACGCCGCGCGATCCGCGCCGAAATCGCGACGTTGACCGACGCCGGTGGGAGGACCGCCGACTGA
- a CDS encoding Mur ligase family protein, with translation MNASAAFEVFRTETGWRWRLRHDEAVVAVSDGAYETAGGAREGVDRVRGAMAELEYIETSLAPPAKPRIRVESAESGAFHSWSLVDGDETLAIAQHTYPTREEARSEAMDVEQLAFGALPVYLVGADDEGVDFDPFDVGLSQVGGVLSTLLRRGREHRRYLESIDTRIVVSGIRGKSSTTRRLDDVFNRRGYDTLTKITGNQPHLIRNGDVIPIRRNGPHTTLYENINVLREFGPQLERYTPKDVAIFENQGITEYTTRLINERFVRPHVVVIANVRQDHQDTLGKTLPDIARAFARTVPSDTTVVCGEQNPVLYDYMRAEVEDQGATMVPVDIPPEHDGRIGAETVYATNTVLRELGYRPVPDEQLGAYLDAIQPEWVRLPGGRVFNGAEVNDIESTEAVRDALVGDDSVLPFVFLRSDRRSRTASFAAYLDTLAERDLIDHAHCAGDYTDVFARNVSIPVERHDRSEGADAVLDDLLDSEEPVLLMGNTVDDFMRDMEAEIESRAQIAEAEPDPESVVVPAPSE, from the coding sequence ATGAACGCTTCCGCCGCGTTCGAGGTGTTCCGGACCGAGACGGGATGGCGGTGGCGGCTTCGGCACGACGAGGCGGTTGTCGCCGTCAGCGACGGCGCGTACGAGACGGCGGGCGGCGCTCGGGAGGGTGTCGACCGCGTTCGCGGCGCGATGGCCGAACTCGAATACATCGAGACATCGCTTGCACCCCCCGCGAAGCCGCGCATCAGGGTCGAAAGCGCCGAGTCCGGAGCGTTCCACTCATGGAGCCTCGTCGACGGGGACGAGACGTTGGCGATCGCACAGCACACCTATCCGACGCGGGAGGAAGCCCGTTCGGAGGCGATGGACGTCGAGCAGCTCGCCTTCGGCGCGCTGCCGGTGTATCTCGTCGGCGCCGACGACGAGGGAGTCGACTTCGACCCGTTCGACGTCGGCCTCTCGCAGGTAGGCGGCGTCCTATCGACGCTGCTGCGTCGCGGACGCGAACACCGCCGATACCTCGAGAGCATCGACACGCGGATCGTAGTCTCCGGCATCCGCGGGAAGTCGTCGACGACCCGGCGGCTCGACGACGTGTTCAACAGACGGGGATACGACACGCTGACGAAGATCACGGGGAACCAACCCCACCTCATTCGCAACGGCGACGTGATCCCAATCCGGCGGAACGGCCCGCACACGACGCTGTACGAGAACATCAACGTCCTCCGGGAGTTCGGACCGCAGCTCGAACGGTACACGCCCAAGGACGTGGCGATCTTCGAGAACCAGGGAATCACCGAGTACACCACCCGCCTCATCAACGAGCGGTTCGTCAGGCCGCACGTTGTCGTGATCGCGAACGTCCGCCAGGACCACCAGGACACCCTCGGCAAGACGCTGCCGGACATCGCCAGGGCGTTTGCGCGGACGGTGCCCTCCGACACGACGGTCGTCTGCGGCGAACAGAACCCGGTGCTGTACGACTACATGCGCGCGGAGGTCGAAGATCAGGGTGCGACGATGGTCCCGGTCGATATCCCGCCCGAGCACGACGGCCGAATCGGGGCGGAGACCGTGTACGCGACCAACACCGTTCTCCGGGAGCTCGGATATCGACCCGTCCCGGACGAGCAACTTGGCGCGTATCTCGACGCCATCCAACCGGAGTGGGTGAGACTCCCGGGCGGTCGGGTGTTCAACGGCGCGGAGGTCAACGATATCGAGAGCACCGAGGCGGTGCGTGACGCGCTCGTCGGCGACGATTCCGTACTGCCTTTCGTGTTCCTCAGGTCGGACCGACGGAGCCGAACCGCCTCGTTCGCGGCGTACCTCGACACGCTGGCCGAGCGCGATCTGATCGACCACGCGCACTGCGCCGGCGACTACACCGACGTCTTCGCGCGCAACGTCTCGATTCCGGTCGAACGACACGACCGTTCGGAGGGGGCCGACGCCGTGCTCGACGACCTCCTCGACTCGGAGGAACCGGTCCTGCTGATGGGGAACACGGTCGACGACTTCATGCGGGACATGGAAGCCGAGATCGAGTCACGGGCCCAGATCGCCGAGGCCGAACCGGACCCCGAGTCGGTCGTCGTGCCGGCGCCGAGTGAGTAG
- a CDS encoding poly-gamma-glutamate biosynthesis protein PgsC/CapC: MIVVTAVTAIGLLAVGTLSQLYGFRLGGTIAVPVLAVYTLKNVLMLPIFLLSTVLAYVGLRVVKDQTLAYGRDELLVAMTVGSLIPIGLLLLLTELLPSSLRSVVFIGSILPGLAAYNYHQLKPGSRLRDAGVASALLFGLLALGWLLVSPGLRPVIGTLTPAALYAVTADVAAFKGAAVSATPEPTIFERPIAVGLFVVGVVLSERVRARYGLRIGLMAMALLAVYALANVWLLFLYAVTLAVAYAFLQTLHRETMLYGRVTISVTTAVAVVLVVPLVLVTPVTRGLSAYFVGVLAGINAYNWHTAHPARRLDVPLLKLGTFAVLLIVARGAVALIPDAGRVLQTGVPSNFGPLTVVAGLFVAAVAYGLVERRIVEKPSTDDVFDSSILSGGER, translated from the coding sequence GTGATAGTCGTGACGGCGGTGACGGCGATAGGGTTGCTCGCCGTCGGAACGCTGTCCCAGCTATACGGGTTCCGCCTCGGGGGAACGATCGCGGTCCCGGTGCTCGCGGTGTACACGCTGAAGAACGTGCTGATGCTTCCGATATTCCTACTCAGCACCGTGCTCGCGTACGTCGGGCTCCGGGTCGTCAAGGACCAGACGCTCGCGTACGGTCGCGACGAGTTGTTGGTCGCGATGACGGTCGGGAGCCTGATTCCGATCGGGTTGCTCCTCCTGTTGACCGAGCTGCTCCCCTCCTCGCTGCGCTCGGTGGTCTTCATCGGAAGCATCCTCCCCGGGCTGGCGGCGTACAACTACCACCAGCTGAAGCCGGGGTCCCGGCTCAGGGACGCCGGCGTCGCATCGGCGCTGTTATTCGGACTCCTCGCGCTCGGGTGGCTCCTCGTCTCGCCCGGTCTCCGCCCCGTCATCGGCACGCTCACGCCGGCGGCGCTGTACGCCGTAACGGCGGACGTGGCGGCGTTCAAGGGCGCCGCCGTGTCCGCGACGCCGGAGCCGACGATCTTCGAGCGACCGATCGCGGTCGGACTGTTCGTGGTCGGCGTCGTCCTCTCCGAGCGTGTCCGCGCCCGCTACGGACTCCGGATCGGGCTGATGGCGATGGCGCTGCTCGCGGTGTACGCGCTCGCGAACGTCTGGTTGTTGTTCCTGTACGCGGTCACCCTGGCGGTCGCGTACGCCTTCCTCCAGACGCTGCACCGGGAGACGATGTTGTACGGCCGCGTCACTATCTCGGTGACCACCGCGGTCGCGGTCGTCCTCGTCGTTCCCCTGGTGTTGGTCACCCCGGTAACGAGGGGGCTTTCGGCGTACTTCGTCGGGGTCCTCGCGGGGATCAACGCGTACAACTGGCACACCGCTCACCCGGCACGGCGGCTCGACGTTCCGCTGCTCAAACTCGGGACGTTCGCGGTACTGCTGATCGTCGCCCGCGGTGCGGTTGCCCTGATTCCGGATGCCGGTCGGGTGCTCCAGACGGGCGTCCCGTCAAATTTCGGCCCACTCACGGTCGTGGCAGGACTGTTCGTGGCCGCCGTCGCGTACGGCCTGGTCGAGCGCAGGATCGTCGAGAAGCCCTCGACCGATGACGTGTTCGACTCGTCGATCCTCTCGGGAGGCGAGCGATGA
- a CDS encoding acetamidase/formamidase family protein produces the protein MSQRRFAVPDVPDSDHELSADDAVHYHWDADIEPALTVEPGSVVRFDCRDAYDGQLDPPVSVEKLRSVDAEGHPLTGPVAVAGAEPGDTLAVDLLAFEHRGWGVTAVPPGEREGGLLPAEFRDPHVRQWDLDARRNGTPVATFAAADAPDVAVPLAPFPGNLGVAPGGDGPHSTMPPRRVGGNMDVKQLTAGSRLYLPVEAAGALFSIGDCHAAQGDGEVCLTGIESPTTVTARLDLVDHHSVPGPQFETSGPFTPSGRDEPMYATTGIAPDLMDATKAAISDMIAHLHERRGFSRPDAYVLCSAAVDLKISQVVDAPNWTVSAFLPESVLAAPDGSGAAASPDDEAGNE, from the coding sequence GTGTCACAGCGCCGCTTCGCCGTCCCCGACGTCCCGGACTCCGATCACGAACTGTCCGCCGACGATGCAGTCCACTACCACTGGGACGCCGACATCGAGCCCGCGCTCACCGTCGAACCGGGCAGCGTCGTCCGCTTCGACTGCCGCGACGCGTACGACGGCCAGCTCGACCCGCCCGTAAGCGTCGAGAAACTGCGATCCGTCGACGCCGAGGGGCACCCGCTCACGGGGCCGGTCGCCGTCGCAGGCGCCGAGCCCGGGGATACGCTCGCCGTCGACCTGCTCGCGTTCGAGCACCGTGGCTGGGGCGTCACCGCGGTCCCGCCGGGCGAACGCGAGGGCGGCCTGCTCCCGGCGGAGTTCCGCGACCCGCACGTCCGACAGTGGGACCTGGACGCCCGGCGGAACGGGACGCCGGTCGCGACGTTCGCCGCCGCCGACGCGCCGGACGTGGCGGTGCCGCTGGCCCCGTTCCCCGGCAACCTCGGCGTCGCTCCCGGAGGCGACGGCCCTCACTCGACGATGCCACCGCGTCGCGTTGGCGGCAACATGGACGTGAAGCAGCTGACCGCCGGATCGCGGCTGTATCTCCCCGTCGAAGCGGCGGGCGCGCTGTTCTCGATCGGTGACTGTCACGCCGCACAGGGTGACGGCGAGGTGTGTCTCACGGGCATCGAATCACCTACGACCGTAACTGCCCGGCTCGATCTCGTCGACCACCACTCCGTTCCCGGTCCGCAGTTCGAGACGTCCGGGCCGTTCACGCCCAGCGGGCGCGACGAGCCGATGTACGCCACGACCGGTATCGCGCCGGACCTCATGGACGCGACGAAGGCGGCGATCAGCGACATGATCGCCCACCTGCACGAACGGCGCGGCTTCTCGCGACCGGACGCGTACGTGCTGTGCTCTGCGGCGGTCGACCTGAAGATCAGTCAGGTCGTCGACGCGCCCAATTGGACGGTTTCGGCGTTCCTCCCTGAGTCTGTGCTTGCGGCACCCGACGGTTCCGGCGCGGCGGCGAGTCCCGACGACGAAGCGGGAAACGAATGA